One Vibrio campbellii CAIM 519 = NBRC 15631 = ATCC 25920 genomic window carries:
- the rsxB gene encoding electron transport complex subunit RsxB, producing the protein MSTILIAIIALAALAAVFGAILGFASIRFKVEADPIVDEIDSILPQTQCGQCGYPGCRPYAEAIANGDKINKCPPGGQATIEKLADLMGVEAEESAHDLDSKVKTVAFIHEDMCIGCTKCIQACPVDAIVGGTKALHTVIKDECTGCDLCVAPCPTDCIEMIPVETTTESWKWKLNAIPVVNITDAANAVNVTDSIK; encoded by the coding sequence ATGAGTACGATTTTAATTGCGATCATCGCTCTTGCTGCCCTCGCAGCGGTTTTCGGAGCGATACTCGGTTTTGCATCGATTCGCTTCAAAGTCGAAGCGGATCCAATTGTCGATGAAATCGACTCTATTCTACCGCAAACTCAGTGTGGTCAGTGCGGCTACCCGGGTTGTCGTCCATACGCCGAAGCAATCGCGAATGGCGACAAAATCAATAAGTGTCCTCCTGGTGGTCAAGCGACCATTGAAAAACTGGCGGATCTAATGGGCGTTGAAGCCGAAGAGTCGGCACACGATCTCGACAGCAAAGTCAAAACCGTTGCTTTCATCCATGAAGACATGTGTATCGGTTGTACCAAGTGTATCCAAGCATGTCCTGTGGATGCGATTGTTGGTGGTACTAAAGCCCTTCATACCGTAATCAAAGACGAGTGTACGGGTTGTGACTTGTGCGTTGCGCCTTGTCCAACTGACTGTATTGAAATGATTCCTGTGGAAACCACCACAGAGAGCTGGAAATGGAAGCTTAATGCCATTCCAGTGGTTAACATTACGGATGCTGCCAATGCAGTGAACGTGACTGATTCAATTAAATAA
- the rsxC gene encoding electron transport complex subunit RsxC, producing MLSLIEQIRTGSLWDFPGGVHPAENKKQSNKTELVHAAIPSEIVLPLKQHIGKAGNLLIAVGDTVLKGQQLTASDSGFTVPVHAPTSGQITAIEPRTVAHPSGLSELCAVITPDGNDTWCEKTPVADYTQESADALIDVFRLAGISGMGGAGFPTAKKIQSGIARTEILIVNAAECEPYITADDKLMQEHADELIQGIEIVEHILKPKLTIIGIEDNKPAAIKALEQAAMNKDIVIRVIPTKYPSGGEKQLIKILTNKEVPSGAIPADIGILVQNVGSLYSIKRAVIDGEPVVNRIVTLTGKTFKQPRNVWTLLGTPVQALLDEFGYKADKKLQRLIMGGPMMGFTLPHAQVPITKTANCILAPKRREIASDQYEMECIRCSQCAEVCPASLLPQQLQWYAKSQEYEKLEELNLKDCIECGACAFVCPSEIPLVQYYRQAKAEIRTRAQEAAAAERAKLRFEEKKARMEREKAERENRFKKAADDRRKDMKASGGDDAIAAAIARVKAQKDNAEAKAEPAVKPAVAAAIAKAKAKQAAAAQSGAAEPDNSEMAKLREERKRLARERKAAKEQDDTSADSADDKKSAVAAAIARAKAKKAQQEDASTPTEAGDKKAAIAAAIARAKAKKAQQEDSTESVETEAPVKQAEDPKKAAVAAAIARAKARKAQQEDSTESAEAETPAEQAEDPKKAAVAAAIARAKARKAQQEGSTESEETEAPAKQAEDPKKAAVAAAIARAKARKAQQEAETESVEAEATSEEPEVDPKKTAVAAAIARAKARKAQQEAQTESVEAEAPSEEPEVDPKKAAVAAAIARAKARKAQQEGSTESTEAETPAEQAEEPKKAAVAAAIARAKARKAQQEAQTESVEAEAPSEAPEVDPKKAAVAAAIARAQARKAQQEANKNNTEENE from the coding sequence ATGTTGTCTTTGATTGAACAAATTCGTACTGGTTCGCTATGGGATTTCCCAGGCGGCGTGCATCCGGCAGAAAACAAAAAGCAATCCAACAAAACTGAATTGGTTCATGCAGCCATTCCGTCGGAAATCGTCCTACCTTTAAAACAACACATCGGTAAAGCAGGTAATCTGTTGATTGCTGTTGGTGACACAGTGTTGAAAGGTCAACAGCTAACGGCGTCAGACAGTGGTTTCACCGTTCCTGTTCATGCTCCAACTTCTGGGCAAATAACAGCTATTGAACCACGCACTGTTGCGCACCCATCAGGTTTGAGCGAACTGTGCGCAGTGATTACGCCAGATGGTAACGATACTTGGTGTGAGAAAACGCCAGTAGCCGATTACACCCAAGAATCCGCTGATGCATTGATCGACGTGTTCCGCCTTGCTGGTATCTCTGGTATGGGTGGCGCAGGCTTCCCTACCGCTAAGAAGATCCAATCGGGTATTGCGCGTACCGAAATTCTTATCGTCAACGCGGCAGAATGTGAACCTTACATCACCGCTGATGACAAACTCATGCAGGAACATGCGGACGAACTGATCCAAGGTATCGAGATCGTCGAGCATATCCTTAAGCCAAAACTGACCATCATTGGTATTGAAGATAACAAGCCAGCAGCAATCAAAGCGCTGGAACAAGCGGCGATGAACAAAGACATCGTGATCCGCGTTATCCCAACCAAATACCCTTCTGGTGGTGAGAAGCAGCTCATCAAGATTTTGACCAACAAAGAAGTTCCTAGCGGCGCTATCCCTGCAGATATTGGCATCCTGGTTCAAAACGTTGGTTCTCTCTACTCAATTAAACGTGCAGTGATCGATGGCGAACCTGTAGTAAATCGCATCGTGACTCTGACGGGTAAGACCTTCAAGCAACCACGTAACGTTTGGACGCTACTTGGTACGCCAGTACAAGCACTTTTAGACGAGTTTGGCTACAAAGCAGATAAGAAACTTCAGCGCCTGATCATGGGTGGTCCAATGATGGGCTTTACCCTCCCCCACGCTCAGGTTCCTATCACTAAAACGGCAAACTGTATTTTGGCGCCGAAGCGTCGTGAGATCGCTTCTGACCAATACGAAATGGAATGTATCCGTTGTAGCCAATGTGCGGAAGTGTGCCCTGCCTCGCTATTGCCACAGCAGCTTCAGTGGTATGCAAAAAGCCAAGAATACGAAAAGCTTGAAGAACTGAACCTTAAAGATTGTATTGAATGTGGCGCGTGTGCATTTGTGTGCCCGAGTGAAATTCCACTGGTTCAATACTATCGTCAAGCGAAAGCTGAAATCCGTACACGGGCTCAAGAAGCGGCAGCAGCTGAACGAGCTAAGCTGCGCTTTGAAGAGAAGAAAGCGCGTATGGAACGCGAAAAAGCAGAACGTGAAAATCGCTTTAAGAAAGCCGCAGATGATCGTCGTAAAGACATGAAAGCCTCTGGCGGTGACGATGCGATTGCTGCAGCCATCGCTCGCGTGAAAGCACAAAAAGACAATGCCGAAGCCAAAGCGGAACCAGCTGTGAAACCTGCGGTTGCAGCCGCGATTGCCAAAGCAAAAGCGAAACAAGCTGCGGCGGCTCAATCTGGTGCAGCCGAGCCTGATAACTCAGAAATGGCGAAGCTACGCGAAGAACGCAAACGTCTTGCTCGCGAACGCAAAGCGGCAAAAGAACAAGATGACACATCTGCAGATAGTGCTGACGATAAGAAGTCTGCGGTTGCAGCCGCTATTGCTCGTGCTAAGGCGAAGAAAGCTCAGCAAGAAGACGCATCAACACCTACTGAAGCTGGTGATAAGAAAGCAGCCATCGCGGCAGCTATCGCCAGAGCTAAAGCGAAAAAAGCACAACAAGAAGATTCGACCGAATCTGTAGAAACGGAAGCACCTGTTAAACAAGCTGAAGATCCGAAGAAAGCCGCAGTAGCTGCAGCGATTGCTCGTGCAAAAGCGCGCAAAGCTCAGCAAGAAGACTCTACGGAATCTGCAGAAGCGGAAACACCAGCAGAACAAGCTGAAGATCCAAAGAAAGCTGCTGTGGCTGCAGCGATTGCTCGTGCCAAAGCACGTAAAGCTCAGCAAGAAGGTTCTACAGAATCTGAAGAAACGGAAGCGCCTGCTAAACAAGCTGAAGATCCGAAGAAAGCAGCAGTTGCCGCTGCCATTGCTCGTGCTAAAGCGCGTAAAGCGCAGCAAGAGGCAGAAACAGAATCTGTTGAAGCGGAAGCTACTTCTGAAGAACCAGAAGTGGATCCAAAGAAAACCGCGGTTGCCGCAGCCATTGCTCGAGCCAAAGCACGCAAAGCTCAGCAAGAAGCACAAACAGAATCTGTTGAAGCGGAAGCTCCTTCTGAAGAACCGGAAGTGGATCCGAAGAAAGCTGCGGTTGCCGCAGCCATTGCTCGTGCTAAAGCGCGTAAAGCCCAGCAAGAAGGCTCTACTGAATCAACAGAAGCGGAAACACCTGCCGAACAAGCTGAAGAACCGAAGAAAGCCGCGGTTGCCGCAGCTATTGCTCGTGCTAAAGCGCGTAAAGCGCAGCAAGAGGCACAAACAGAATCTGTTGAAGCGGAAGCTCCTTCTGAAGCGCCAGAAGTGGATCCAAAGAAAGCTGCTGTTGCCGCTGCCATTGCTCGCGCTCAAGCACGTAAAGCTCAGCAAGAAGCGAATAAGAACAATACTGAGGAGAACGAGTAA
- the rsxA gene encoding electron transport complex subunit RsxA → MTEYILLLVGTVLVNNFVLVKFLGLCPFMGVSKKLETAIGMGLATTFVLTLASVCAYLVESYVLRPLGIEYLRTMSFILVIAVVVQFTEMVVHKTSPTLYRLLGIFLPLITTNCAVLGVALLNINENHNFIESIIYGFGAAVGFSLVLILFASMRERIAAADVPVPFKGASIAMITAGLMSLAFMGFTGLVK, encoded by the coding sequence ATGACCGAATATATTTTGTTGTTGGTCGGCACTGTGCTGGTGAACAACTTTGTACTGGTGAAGTTTTTAGGCTTGTGTCCTTTTATGGGCGTGTCTAAAAAACTGGAAACAGCAATTGGCATGGGCCTAGCTACAACTTTTGTACTAACGCTCGCGTCTGTGTGTGCATACTTGGTGGAAAGCTATGTTTTGCGTCCACTGGGCATCGAATATCTACGAACCATGAGCTTTATTTTGGTGATCGCTGTTGTTGTACAGTTCACCGAAATGGTCGTGCACAAAACCAGCCCAACGCTGTATCGTCTGCTGGGTATCTTCCTACCTCTGATCACAACGAACTGTGCGGTTCTAGGTGTTGCTCTGCTTAACATCAACGAGAACCACAACTTTATCGAATCGATCATTTACGGTTTTGGCGCAGCGGTTGGCTTCTCCTTGGTACTGATCCTATTTGCGTCAATGCGTGAACGTATTGCCGCCGCTGACGTACCTGTGCCATTTAAAGGCGCATCGATTGCGATGATCACCGCAGGCCTTATGTCTCTCGCCTTTATGGGCTTTACAGGTTTGGTGAAGTAA